The Acidithiobacillus sp. genome contains the following window.
GTCCATGTGCAGTTTGGTAGCGAGATCATAGAAGTAGCCACCTTCCGTGGCAGTGCGAACGGCAAGGAAGACGCAGCCAGCGAGCACAGTGAAACAGGACGCATATTGGCGGATAACGTCTATGGCTCACTGGAAGAGGACGCACGGCGCAGGGATTTCACCGCCAATGCCCTTTATTACAATATTGCCGACCGCAGTATTTTAGATTTCTCCACGGGCATGGAAGATTTGCAGGCCGGTCGTCTGCGCGTCATTGGTGATCCCGAGCAGCGTTACCGGGAAGATCCGGTACGGATGCTGCGGGCCGTTCGCTTTGCTGCCAAGCTGGGATTCATTATGGATACAGCCGCACAAGTGCCCATAGCGGCCTGCCGCGAGCGCCTGCAGGAGGTGCCTTCGGCGCGGCTGTTTGAGGAAACGCTGAAACTTTTTCTGAATGGCAATGCGCAGACCAGTTTCGAACACCTACGTCAGCAGGGACTATTTTCCGCCCTGTTTCCCCAGGTGGATGTGCTCCTCGACAACGCAGAATACGGCGCGGCGCGTGCGTTGTTGCAAGGTGCGCTGGAAGGCACCGATACGCGGGTACGCGACGGCAAATCGGTGACGCCCGCGTTCCTTTTTGCTGCATTGCTCTGGCCGGCTCTGCAACTGCAAAGCCAGTTGCTTGAGCAACAGGGCAAACCTGCCACGGTCGCGTTGCAGCAGGCCGCCAGCGACGTGTTGCAGGAATGCGTGGGGCGGGTTTCTGTCCCCCGCCGCTTCGCCCTACCCATGCGCGAAATCTGGGATTTGCAAGCGCGCTTTCTGCGCCGTGGGGGACGTCGCCCTCATGCTCTGCTCGCCCATCCACGCTTTCGCGCGGCCTTCGATTTTTTGAGTTTGCGCTGCCAGAGTGGAGAAATACCTGCCGCTTTGGTGGAATGGTGGGAACAATTCCAGACCGCAGATCATGATGGTCGGCGCCTTCTCATCGAACAGGCCCGTCTCGAAGAAACCGGGCAGGAACCAGCGCTGGGGCCACTCCCCGCAACATCACGTCGTCGTCCCCGGCGACGGAGACGACGCAGTAATCGTTCGGATCAGGACGATGGAGCCCAGCCGGGCGGCGCAGACGACGGTCATGACGACGGACAGACCGCCAGCAGTTAATTCGGATCCCCTCATTTCCACGGGACACGACTCGCTGGACGCTCACAGCACCATGCCAAAGGCAGGCCACCTACCCGCCGCAGAGATTCACCGGATGCTGCAAGAGCGGTGGGGAGACGCGCTGCTACAACGCCTGCACGCCATCGGCAGGATCGCTGCAAAGCTTGGCACACCGGCTTATCTTGTGGGCGGCTCTGTCCGTGACCTCCTGCAAAATCACCCCACACCAGACGTAGACCTGGCCATTGAGGGTGATGTCCGCGCAGTCGCCGGGGCCTGTTCCGCGGAACTGCCTGGCGTGCAATGCACCTATCATCCGCAATTCGGCACCGCCATCCTCCAGTACCCAGACGGATTCCTACTGGATCTAGCGCGTTGCCGGATAGAACATTATCCAGCGCCCGCCGCGCTGCCGGAAGTGCAACCTGGAGACATTCAGGCGGACTTGATCCGCCGCGATTTCACCATCAACGCCATGGCCATCTCCCTGGATCCGGAACACTTTGGCGACTTTCTGGATCCCTATGGAGGCCGTGAAGACCTGCAACACAGCCTGCTGCGCGTGCTCCACCCCCTTTCTTTTCTGGATGACCCCACCCGCATTCTGCGCGGACTTCGTTTCGCCGCGCGTTTTCAACTCCAATTGGAAACCGACACCCGCGGACTACTGGAGGAGGCACTGGCCCAGGATATTTTCGCCCGACTCAGCGCCGCGCGTTTATGGCGTGAACTGAAGTATCTGCTCGAGCTCGCCGACCTCCCTGCGGCTTTGGAGAAACTGGGTGCCTGGCAGTTGTGGACACTACTGCGCCCGACACCGCTAGATCTGGAGGTTCTCCTTGCCCGGATACGGCGTGGTCAACAGGAAATCCAGTGGTTTCACGGCCACTTCTCTGGCGAGAAACTCTTCGGCGCCGCCGTCTTGTTGACCATACTTTGGCGGGATGTCCCTTGGGCGGAGGCGGAGAAACGCTTACACTATTGGCCACTGGCTGATGGGCGTCATATTCTGAACGATCTGCACCGACTGTCAGAAATGCCTGCGGCCTTGGCGAAGGCCAGTCGCCCCAGTGCAGTAGCGCGATTATGGGAATCGCTGTCTCTGCCAGGGGTGCTCGCGCTACGCGCAGAATACCCGGAAACCGATGCCACCGCCGAAAGTGGCCGCTACTACTTGCTGAAGCAGCGTGGTCTGACGTCACCGCTTAATGGCAAGGAACTGCAGGCCATGGGCTTGGCGGCCGGCCCACAGCTTGGTAAGGTACTGCATCGTCTGCACGATGCCCGCCTGGATGGCGCGATTAAAGACAAGGAAACCGCCCGACAATGGCTTATCAGACAAGGCATCCTGCCTGCCATCCAACCGTGATGGCCTGGATCAGTATTGGCAGCAACCTGGACCTGCCCGAGGCACAGGTGCGGCGGGCGCTGGGGGCCTTGGCCGCCGTACCGGAAAGCGCCCTCCTGTGGCAGTCCCATCTCTACCGGACAGCACCCGTGGGTGGTGTCCCCCAGCCTGCGTTCATCAATGCGGTCGCCCGCCTGCAAACGGCATTGCAACCCCGCGCCCTCCTCAGCCATCTGCAAATGCTGGAGGCAGCGGCGGGACGCCGTCGCGCCGAGGAAATTTACTGGGGTCCGCGGGTGCTGGACCTCGATCTGCTGAGTTACGGGACCACCCATTCCACCGACCCGGAACTCACCCTGCCCCATCCCCGTCTGCACGAGCGGGCTTTCGTGCTCGTCCCCCTTGCCGAGTTTGATCCGGAATTGGTCATTCCCGGCTGTGGGCGCATCGCCGACCACCTGCCCGCCGTGGCGGGGCAATCCATCACCCGTATTTCTGGCAACATCCAGGAAACGTCCGCGCGCAACACCCGTTCCGCCCAGGCATGACCAATCCCCGCATCATCAGTATCGAAGGTCCAATGGGCGCCGGCAAAACCAGTCTGGCGCGGCAACTGGCCCATGCCCTGGGTGGACAGATCATTCTCGAAGCGCCAGCCCAAAATCCCTTTCTTTTCCGCTTCTACCAGGAACCGGATGCAGCGCTGGCGGCAGAGTTGCAGTTTTTAATGCAACGCCGGGCACAGTGGCAGCATCTGGGAGACGGCCCCTGGATCATCAGCGACCACAGTGCCCGCAAGGACGAAATATTTACTCCCCTTACCCTGAATACAGAAGAACTTCGTCTTTTCCAGACCTTGCGGGAGGCTCTGGACTATCACCCTGCACCGTCAGACTTAATGATATTTCTGGATGCGCCACTACCGATCCTGCTGGAGCGCATCCAGACCCGTGGGGATGCCTATGAGCAGGCGCTGACAGCGGATTACCTGGAGCGGGTGCAGATGGCTTATCGTGTATGGAAAACGGGCTATTCCTTTCCCTGCCTGGATATCGACACGGCGCAAGTGGATTTTGTCCACGATCCGCGGCACACTGAGCAACTGATTGACGCCGTCAGATATCGGCTGAAAGATACTGAGGAGCGAGATGCATAAGAAAATTGCCCATTGGGTGCAAGACAAAAAAAACGGCATAAAACGCGCCGTGGTAACGGCCTATGACTATCCTTTTGCTCGTTTCGCGGCGGAGGCGGGGATGCATGGCATACTGGTGGGCGATTCTCTCGGCATGGTGGTCACCGGCGCTGACGACACCCTCAGCGTTACGCTGGAGCAGATGGCCTATCACACCCGGATGGTGGCGCGGGGCGCCGGTGACTGCCTGGTATTTGCTGATCTGCCCTTCGGGACCTACGAAAAGGGTCCGGAGCAGGCCTGGGATGCGGCGACCACCCTTCTGCGCGCCGGTGCCGATGTCATCAAACTGGAAGGCGGTGCGGAGATGGCGCCTACGGTGGCCTTCTGCGCGCAGCGGGGCGTCAATATCTGCGCCCATATCGGCCTGACTCCCCAGCGGGTGCGGCAGTGGGGCAGTTTTCAGCGGCAGGGTACCGACGCGGACAGTGCGCATCGCTTGCAGGCTGATGCCGGGACACTGGCGGAAGCGGGTGCCCGTTTCGTCGTTTTGGAAGCGGTCCCCGACGCGCTGGCGGCGAACATTTCCCGCGCTATCACCATACCCACGATCGGCATCGGTGCCGGACCGGATACGGACGCCCAGGTGCTGGTGGTGCACGACCTACTGGGGCTTGGTGCGGAAAGCCCACCCTTTGCACGGCGCTATATAGAAGGCGGCCAGATCATGCGGGATGCCCTCGCCGAATATGTGCAGGACGTGGGCAACGCTCAATTCCCGCCGCGTCACAAGCGCTGAAATGGCGATCTTCAAAGATATCGCCAGCGTGCGTCAGTGGCGCCAAAGTCTGCGTGGCCCTCTGGCCCTGGTGCCCACCATGGGCAACCTGCACGATGGGCATCTCGCGCTGGTGAAACTCGCCGCCACCCGCGCCGAACAGGTGTTGGTCAGCATCTACGTCAATCCCTTGCAATTCGGGCCCCGGGAAGACTTTGCAAACTACCCGCGCACCCTCGACCGGGACCTGCAGCGTCTGCACGACGCTGGTTGCCAGACTGTATTTGCCCCGGATGACGGACTGATGTATCCGCGGGGACGCCAGGATATCAGCATCGTTATGCCACCACGCAGCCTGAGCAAGGTACTGTGCGGCGCCAGTCGTCCTGGCCATTTTGCCGGGGTCTGTACCGTACTCAGCAAACTATTGCACATGGTCGCGCCAGAAATCCTCCTGCTCGGCGAAAAGGACTATCAGCAACTGCGCATCGTTCAGCAGATGGTGGCCGATCTGAATCTCAACGTGCAGGTCTTGCCGGGCCCCTTACAGAGAGAGGCAGACGGGCTCGCCTACAGCTCGCGCAACACCTATTTGAACCCGGCGGAACGGCAGGTTGCTCCGCTGCTCGCGCAAACGCTGTTCGATCTCGCCCGACGCAGCACCAGCGCAGCGAATATCGCAAGCCTCACGACAGAAGGCTGGGAAAGGCTGGAGCAGGCCGGTTTTTTGCCGGACTATCTGGAGTTGTGCGATGCCCAGACTTTGCAGGCACTTGACGTTCCGCAGCCTGATGCGCGCTGGTTCGCGGCTGCACGGCTGGGGCAGACCCGGCTCATCGACAATGTTAT
Protein-coding sequences here:
- the pcnB gene encoding polynucleotide adenylyltransferase PcnB, with amino-acid sequence MVSIKSFITKQLNLPDSAIETTLAPSTGISGALVTPRSEHKISRRQISDSALQVLNGLHRAGFQAYLVGGSVRDLLLGREPKDFDVATDARPEQVRKLFRRNARLIGRRFILVHVQFGSEIIEVATFRGSANGKEDAASEHSETGRILADNVYGSLEEDARRRDFTANALYYNIADRSILDFSTGMEDLQAGRLRVIGDPEQRYREDPVRMLRAVRFAAKLGFIMDTAAQVPIAACRERLQEVPSARLFEETLKLFLNGNAQTSFEHLRQQGLFSALFPQVDVLLDNAEYGAARALLQGALEGTDTRVRDGKSVTPAFLFAALLWPALQLQSQLLEQQGKPATVALQQAASDVLQECVGRVSVPRRFALPMREIWDLQARFLRRGGRRPHALLAHPRFRAAFDFLSLRCQSGEIPAALVEWWEQFQTADHDGRRLLIEQARLEETGQEPALGPLPATSRRRPRRRRRRSNRSDQDDGAQPGGADDGHDDGQTASS
- a CDS encoding CCA tRNA nucleotidyltransferase encodes the protein MPKAGHLPAAEIHRMLQERWGDALLQRLHAIGRIAAKLGTPAYLVGGSVRDLLQNHPTPDVDLAIEGDVRAVAGACSAELPGVQCTYHPQFGTAILQYPDGFLLDLARCRIEHYPAPAALPEVQPGDIQADLIRRDFTINAMAISLDPEHFGDFLDPYGGREDLQHSLLRVLHPLSFLDDPTRILRGLRFAARFQLQLETDTRGLLEEALAQDIFARLSAARLWRELKYLLELADLPAALEKLGAWQLWTLLRPTPLDLEVLLARIRRGQQEIQWFHGHFSGEKLFGAAVLLTILWRDVPWAEAEKRLHYWPLADGRHILNDLHRLSEMPAALAKASRPSAVARLWESLSLPGVLALRAEYPETDATAESGRYYLLKQRGLTSPLNGKELQAMGLAAGPQLGKVLHRLHDARLDGAIKDKETARQWLIRQGILPAIQP
- the folK gene encoding 2-amino-4-hydroxy-6-hydroxymethyldihydropteridine diphosphokinase — encoded protein: MAYQTRHPACHPTVMAWISIGSNLDLPEAQVRRALGALAAVPESALLWQSHLYRTAPVGGVPQPAFINAVARLQTALQPRALLSHLQMLEAAAGRRRAEEIYWGPRVLDLDLLSYGTTHSTDPELTLPHPRLHERAFVLVPLAEFDPELVIPGCGRIADHLPAVAGQSITRISGNIQETSARNTRSAQA
- a CDS encoding deoxynucleoside kinase, producing the protein MTNPRIISIEGPMGAGKTSLARQLAHALGGQIILEAPAQNPFLFRFYQEPDAALAAELQFLMQRRAQWQHLGDGPWIISDHSARKDEIFTPLTLNTEELRLFQTLREALDYHPAPSDLMIFLDAPLPILLERIQTRGDAYEQALTADYLERVQMAYRVWKTGYSFPCLDIDTAQVDFVHDPRHTEQLIDAVRYRLKDTEERDA
- the panB gene encoding 3-methyl-2-oxobutanoate hydroxymethyltransferase; amino-acid sequence: MHKKIAHWVQDKKNGIKRAVVTAYDYPFARFAAEAGMHGILVGDSLGMVVTGADDTLSVTLEQMAYHTRMVARGAGDCLVFADLPFGTYEKGPEQAWDAATTLLRAGADVIKLEGGAEMAPTVAFCAQRGVNICAHIGLTPQRVRQWGSFQRQGTDADSAHRLQADAGTLAEAGARFVVLEAVPDALAANISRAITIPTIGIGAGPDTDAQVLVVHDLLGLGAESPPFARRYIEGGQIMRDALAEYVQDVGNAQFPPRHKR
- the panC gene encoding pantoate--beta-alanine ligase produces the protein MAIFKDIASVRQWRQSLRGPLALVPTMGNLHDGHLALVKLAATRAEQVLVSIYVNPLQFGPREDFANYPRTLDRDLQRLHDAGCQTVFAPDDGLMYPRGRQDISIVMPPRSLSKVLCGASRPGHFAGVCTVLSKLLHMVAPEILLLGEKDYQQLRIVQQMVADLNLNVQVLPGPLQREADGLAYSSRNTYLNPAERQVAPLLAQTLFDLARRSTSAANIASLTTEGWERLEQAGFLPDYLELCDAQTLQALDVPQPDARWFAAARLGQTRLIDNVIVPL